In Malus sylvestris chromosome 2, drMalSylv7.2, whole genome shotgun sequence, the genomic stretch tacattttctccattttaatcaatacaatctttctggtttttctctctatcatcttcatcttcctttgtaccaattcttcatcttttacaatgtagttaatatggtatcagagccaccaagGCTCACGCCATGGATCTTGGTGGTCGATTCTTCTTCTATCTTTCTTCAttactttctttcatttttgtGTATTTGATCGTTTATGCTTCCGTATTCATAGTTTTTTACTTTTGGTCTCTGGATTttcctctcttcttccttcaccTTCAGAATACCCACCTTCAGCACGTCGTTCTTCATCTCTGCCTTGATACTGTCAGTCTTGAACATCTTCTCCGACGTTGTCTTCTTTCCCGCCTTCTCCCTCAAGGTGCACGCGATTGATGAAATCACTCTCTTGAGCAAGAAATCGACCTCTGTCGCAGCTTCCATGGCAGATTATGGCCGCGCCGATGAAGCTGAAGATTCTAATCCCTCTGAAACCATTTGCTGCAAATTTCGTAGACGAATCGGTTTGTCGCCAGACGGGTCTTCAGCGACAGAGCAATCACCTCCGTATCTGGATCTGGCATTCCTGATTTAGGATGTTGTCAGTTTCAAGATCATGCCGAGGAAGACGAAGGACCAGAACGTGAGCTTGGCAAGCGAGCCGTGCCAGCGGAGGTGGTATTCCAAGATATGACGACGTTTGGGTTATGTTCAGTTGCTCTTGCTCGACTCGATCGTCTCGGAATTTCTCTTCTACGTTGCTAATTGGAAAGTGGAATCTTGGATTCTGTCAGATGTGTTCTTGGCTCTGCAGCTTCTCTGTTTGAGTATGGCCGACGATGGAGTCTCCAAGCTTCCTATTGTAAGTCCAACTATCGGAGAATTGCTGGTGATGTCAATCAGTGCAGACCGGTCTTCTTGTTGCTTCCCATTTCTTGGTCTTGATTTCGACGTCGATAAATGGATTTCTTATGATTCTTGTTAGCTGCAGTCAAGGTGTTTGACAAATTGCCCAGCTCAGAATTTTCACGAGAAGGATTTGCAGATTTTGGTTGTTgtatttctttgtttcttcaattctgCACATAAGGTGTTTGTGTTTCTGATGATCTGGTGAAGACTTCCGCTGGTTTGGGTGTTTGGTGATCTGAAACAGCGTTGTGTGGGTGTTTGGAGATTTGGTGGTGCGATTTTGGTAAATCAGGTGAATTCTTTTACTGGTTTTGTTTAATGCTTATTTCTTGAAGATGTGGTATTTGATGTACTTTCGATATTTAATTGAAGTGAAGATGTGGTCTTGATGTGTTGATCTCTGCAAAGTATTAGTTTTCTGTATATTTCCTGCGAGTTTCATTCTCTAAGGCTTGTCGATTTAAAGAAGAAAATGTCATTCTTTCTATGAATCTTGGAGTTTCATTCTCCTAAGTTGCAGTATGATTTGGAGTTTCATTCTCCTAAGTTGCAGTATGATTTGTGTTCATGGAGTGTTAGTCTCCTTATTTGGTATTTTTAGTAGAATTGTGAGATTTGTGTTGTgctttggagtgtcattctccttggctgatttggtttcttggagtgtcattctcctcggtagatttagtttcttggagtgtcattctccatGGTAGTTTAGTTTCTtgggagtgtcattctccttggtagaTTTAGTTTCTTGGCAGTGTCAACTATGGATTCTCAGTTCACAGTCGAAAATTTGTTGGGTATGTTCAGACCAAGACCACGAAGCACAGCTCTTTCTCCCGCAACCATCATGTACTTTGGAACATCCTGTGCCATCACAGAACCACCACCAATAAATGAGAAATAGCCAACATGGCAGAATTGATGAACGACAACAGCCCCTGCAGTGTGAGCATAATCTTCCACCACAACATGGCCTGCCAACAATGTATTATATGATGTTGTTTCCGATCTTGCAATTGTGGGCAATATGACAAGATCCCATGATAAGATTGTTATTCCCAATAGTTGTTATATCACTCTACTTCGAAGATCGGTGGATCGAAGTATAGTTTCTTGCATTATACAAGAGCCGTTGCAGGAGTGAttgacaaagaagaagaagttgggTGTGGAGAGAAGAAGAGTTTTCTTGTGGCGCAATTTTCAAGGGGAAATGCGGTAATTGGCACCCGTTGGTATTCATTTGTTTGGGGTTTTCTGCAGTGTTCTTAAAGCATTGCAAACATCTTGGTCTTGCAATTCCAGATCAGTTTCAGCGTTCTAGCTCATTCAACCTTCACTTGGCTACACCAAGttcagtttgaggggggagtatTAACCATAGTCATTAGTGATGACATGGTTACTTAGTAATGAACAATATAGTTAGTTGAAATGTGTTGGTAGGTTGTCATAAGGATAAGATTGGTTAGTATAGTTagaagggtattattgtaattaggttatatggctatataagggattgtatagctatcatttccttaagttcttttgtatacattttctccagtttaatcaatacaatctttctggtttttctctctatcatcttcatcttcctttataccaattcttcatcttttacaatgtagttaatagCTTTAAGTTGCTCATCCATGTCATAAGTTGAATGTGACTCAGGTAACAATGAATCCATCAACATTGTACCGAATATTCATCTTTTGAGAAATCCTGGTAAAACCTGAGCTACATTAATCAGTTTCTTTGATTTCTTACTGCATTCTTTCAGATGGGCTGAAAGGACAACGAGAAGAAGTGGGTACGAAGTTGAATTGTTAGCATGCTACAGAGTACAGATGAATGATTTCAGCAGAAAACTCGAGCATTCGTACAAAGTATTTGAATATGATCCATCTTCAACCTATGTTGTTTGACGAAACCAATACTTGCGAAGCTTTCGTACTTTGATGTTTGAAGTTTTTCGTCTGAGGTGGAAATAACAATGCTTACTAACAGGAAGCCTTTCTGGTCATTATTTTCTTCCCATTTCTTTCATGATGTATAAAATTTGTGCTCTCTTTGGTGTGGACCGTGGTGTCTCTGCGGGTGGAAGCACAACGTCTCTAACCTCATGGTAATGCAAGGTACATTGGTAACAAGGTAGAGAGGCTAAAGATACTATAAATTGCAATACAAAGCGTTATATTCCCCTCACTTGAGGCTAGACCTAGCCAAGCACGTGGAAGAAAATTGGACCAATTATGTATCTTGACATAAAGCTTAATATATTATCGATATGGAGAAATTGTTGTGTATGATCGTTCATGTCATGTTACTTGACCGCTTGTATTATGCACTTACCCATTTTGATGGAACCAAATGCAGAGATCTCACTTATGTGAGTTTTGGATGAACATATGACATGACAACATATACTCATGTCTAAAAATTCCTCCACAATATTCGACAATAGTAAGATGTTATTCAAAACTACAAGAATCAAGATTGTGTAGAAAGAGAAACATAAATTATCCATCGGTATATTTGGGTGAGGAACTTTTTGAATTCCAAGGAATTTAGGTGAAGTGAGGAAAATTGaatacacaaaaattaaaaagagaaatTAGAAATGCGTCACATGAATATTACAAAGCATGAGAGAGATTCACAAATGATTACTTGAAATAAGCTAGTTACTTGTCTCTCTTACGTACTTTTGTTATGCTCATATAGCGCAATTTATAATCAATTTCACCTGAATTTTTGTCCtctatttcatttttattttgcttAAATCCCTTTAAGTTTGAAAATTCCTCGGCCAAATGTATCCAAGTTTACCATTTAATTAtggaagttttaacaaaacactcctggttttgttcacttttaacgttaagaacatttttactctaaaaaatcacccttgatactattcacttacaataatttttttgtcattttggttaaaacttaaaattttcaatcttttttcattagtttttcttttaattaatccAACTTCGGAGAGTAGGATTCCAAATtttgatatatatttttaatttttttttggtaaatggaTTTCAAATTTGCTTTTGGGTCCAATATCGACCAATCGAGAATTGGTCTAATGCGCTTCTGCCCTTTTCCCCCAAAAGCTAAAACCCTTGATCTTTTGAAGCATGAAATTCAATTCTTTGCATTTGGCAGTTTCTTTGCCTTGATTTGTAACTATAAAGAATGAATAAAGAGTTCCTTTTCTGCAAAAAAAATTCTGTCGCCATGGATAGCAGTACTGAAAATTCTGTCGCCATGGATAGCAGTACTGAGGTGGAGATTTGCCGTCTGCTGAAAAGATAGTAAGAAAACTTATCCAAGCTCATATTGTTTATCTATATCCTTTcgaaattctagggttttaatttctccAATTGGAATTGTTCATCGTCAACATTCAACATGATTCAACTCCACAATTTGAAGACCCTCCGATTGGTTAATTCTCTATTTTCTTGTGCATTTGCATCCAAACCTAAAAGATTTGTTCTTGCTGATCCAAAACCCTCAAAACTTTGTCTTCCAAATCAGTTGCTTTGCAGACCCATCACCTCAGAAATCTCAGAAACCCACCAGGATTTCAAAGTCAATTACCTCATAAACACATGTGGGTTGTCCCCAGAAGGTGCAATTTCAGTATCCAAAAGGGTGACGCTGGAATCTCCAAAAAAGGCAGAATCTGTTTTGGCCCTTTTCAGAAACCATGGATTATCTCAAACCCAGATATCAAAGGTCGTTAGGGCACGTCCGAAGATTCTTTCCGCCGATCCGGAGAAAACCCTTTTGCCAAAGCTTGAGTTTTTCAGTTCTCTCGGGGTTTCGAGGGTGGACCTTGCAAAAACTCTGGCTTATAATCCACATCTTCTGGTAATCAGTTTGGCAAACAGGATTGTGCCCACTTATGATTTCCTTAGGAGTATCCTTTCAGAGAAAAATGTTGTTGCTCTTTTCAAGCGCTACTCGCGGATTTTCATGGAAAGTCAATTCAAGAATGTGATACCAAATATTGAGCTTTTGAGAGAATCAGGTATGGGGCCACGAGGTATCTCCTTAGTGCTTACATATTGCACTCCCGTTTTGATGGTGCGTCCTGAACAACTTGGTCAGCTTGTGGCTGAGGTTAAGGAAATGGGATTCAATCTGGAAAAAACGACTTCAGTGAATGCACTGCGTGCACTGTGTGGTAAGAATAAGTTGGTATGGAATAGAAGTCGCGAAGCTTTGAAAGGGTGGGGTTGGTCTGATGATGATATTCTCTCTGCGGTCAAGAAGAATCCGCAGTGTATGATTGTGTCTGAGCAGAAGCTAATGCAAGCAATGGATCTTTTAGTGAACAAGATGGGATGGTCCTCAGAAATGATTGCCAAATACCCGGTGGTCCTCAGTTTGAGTTTGGAgaggagacttatcccgaggtgTTCGGTAGTTAAAGTTTTGTTGTTGAAAGGTTTGATTGATGACAACTTGAATTTGGGTTCAGTGCTGAAACCTACGGATAAGCAGTTCTTGGAGATGTTTGTGAAGAGATATCTTGGCAAAGTACCTCGATTGTTGAGTGTGTATCAAGGAAAGGTGGATATCCAGGATGCATGATCTTGGTACGCGGAATTTTCCTTCAAGTAAGGTTTAATTTGTATTCAACATCTTACTAAAATTTTGCTGGAAATAAATTCATTTTGGCCTCGCTGTTTTGATTTAGATTTATACATGCCTTCTTCGTAGTGTCA encodes the following:
- the LOC126587508 gene encoding transcription termination factor MTERF6, chloroplastic/mitochondrial-like isoform X3 is translated as MIQLHNLKTLRLVNSLFSCAFASKPKRFVLADPKPSKLCLPNQLLCRPITSEISETHQDFKVNYLINTCGLSPEGAISVSKRVTLESPKKAESVLALFRNHGLSQTQISKVVRARPKILSADPEKTLLPKLEFFSSLGVSRVDLAKTLAYNPHLLVISLANRIVPTYDFLRSILSEKNVVALFKRYSRIFMESQFKNVIPNIELLRESGMRPRGISLVLTYCTPVLMVRPEQLGQLVAEVKEMGFNLEKTTSVNALRALCGKNKLVWNRCREALKRWGWSDDDILSAFKKNPQCMIVSEQKLMQAMDLLANKMGWSSKMIAKYPVVLSLSLERRLIPRCSVVKVLLSKGLMNDNLNLGSVLKPTDKQFLEMFVKRYLGEVPRLLSVYQGKVDIQDA
- the LOC126587508 gene encoding transcription termination factor MTERF6, chloroplastic/mitochondrial-like isoform X4, giving the protein MIQLHNLKTLRLVNSLFSCAFASKPKRFVLADPKPSKLCLPNQLLCRPITSEISETHQDFKVNYLINTCGLSPEGAISVSKRVTLESPKKAESVLALFRNHGLSQTQISKVVRARPKILSADPEKTLLPKLEFFSSLGVSRVDLAKTLAYNPHLLVISLANRIVPTYDFLRSILSEKNVVALFKRYSRIFMESQFKNVIPNIELLRESGMGPRGISLVLTYCTPVLMVRPEQLGQLVAEVKEMGFNLEKTTSVNALRALCGKNKLVWNRCREALKRWGWSDDDILSAFKKNPQCMIVSEQKLMQAMDLLANKMGWSSKMIAKYPVVLSLSLERRLIPRCSVVKVLLSKGLMNDNLNLGSVLKPTDKQFLEMFVKRYLGEVPRLLSVYQGKVDIQDA
- the LOC126587508 gene encoding transcription termination factor MTERF6, chloroplastic/mitochondrial-like isoform X2: MIQLHNLKTLRLVNSLFSCAFASKPKRFVLADPKPSKLCLPNQLLCRPITSEISETHQDFKVNYLINTCGLSPEGAISVSKRVTLESPKKAESVLALFRNHGLSQTQISKVVRARPKILSADPEKTLLPKLEFFSSLGVSRVDLAKTLAYNPHLLVISLANRIVPTYDFLRSILSEKNVVALFKRYSRIFMESQFKNVIPNIELLRESGMGPRGISLVLTYCTPVLMVRPEQLGQLVAEVKEMGFNLEKTTSVNALRALCGKNKLVWNRSREALKGWGWSDDDILSAVKKNPQCMIVSEQKLMQAMDLLVNKMGWSSEMIAKYPVVLSLSLERRLIPRCSVVKVLLLKGLMNDNLNLGSVLKPTDKQFLEMFVKRYLGEVPRLLSVYQGKVDIQDA
- the LOC126587508 gene encoding transcription termination factor MTERF6, chloroplastic/mitochondrial-like isoform X1; translated protein: MIQLHNLKTLRLVNSLFSCAFASKPKRFVLADPKPSKLCLPNQLLCRPITSEISETHQDFKVNYLINTCGLSPEGAISVSKRVTLESPKKAESVLALFRNHGLSQTQISKVVRARPKILSADPEKTLLPKLEFFSSLGVSRVDLAKTLAYNPHLLVISLANRIVPTYDFLRSILSEKNVVALFKRYSRIFMESQFKNVIPNIELLRESGMGPRGISLVLTYCTPVLMVRPEQLGQLVAEVKEMGFNLEKTTSVNALRALCGKNKLVWNRSREALKGWGWSDDDILSAVKKNPQCMIVSEQKLMQAMDLLVNKMGWSSEMIAKYPVVLSLSLERRLIPRCSVVKVLLLKGLIDDNLNLGSVLKPTDKQFLEMFVKRYLGKVPRLLSVYQGKVDIQDA